From a single Cryptococcus deuterogattii R265 chromosome 5, complete sequence genomic region:
- a CDS encoding cell division control protein 42 — protein sequence MQTIKCVVVGDGAVGKTCLLISYTTNKFPSEYVPTVFDNYAVTVMIGDSPYTLGLFDTAGQEDYDRLRPLSYPQTDVFLICFSIASPASFENVREKWFHEISHHCPGAPCLIVGTQVDLRDDPKQVERMMNSHRGGRAAGLITQEQGERLARELGGRKYVECSALTQKGLKNVFDEAIVAALEPPAVKKTKKCVIL from the exons ATGCAGACGATCAAATGTGTCGTCGTTGGTGACGGCGCTGTCGGAAA GACATGTCTGTTGATATCATATACGACAAACAAGTTTCCATCGGAATATGTGCCTACGGTATTTGATAACTATGCTGTGACTGTCATGATTGGTGATAGCCCT TACACACTCGGTTTATTCGATACTGCCGGCCAAGAAGACTATGACCGTCTACGCCCACTGTCCTACCCCCAAACCGACGTCTTTctcatctgcttctccaTCGCTTCGCCCGCTTCATTCGAGAATGTCCGTGAAAAGTGGTTTCACGAAATCTCACATCACTGTCCCGGGGCGCCGTGTTTGATAGTGGGCACGCAAGTGGATTTGAGGGATGATCCAAAAcaggtggagaggatgatgaacagccacagaggagggagggcgGCGGGGTTGATAACGCAGGAACAAGGGGAGCGGTTGGCGAGAGAGTTGGGGGGGAGAAAGTATGTGGAGTGTTCGGCGTTGACGCAAAAGGGGTTGAAGAATGTTTTTGATGAG GCAATTGTGGCAGCTCTTGAACCACCAGCGGTCAAGAAGACCAAAAAATGTGTGATCCTTTAG
- a CDS encoding STE/STE20/PAKA protein kinase, whose translation MAGNSTSPKYQIRHPHAYNGATPVTPTADPPVGSRTVEYHRPSRNSSHYPANTDLSLGMVPSSTSTSANASPRIPSASNGASSHAPSAYRLPAGGAITPSHDSAFTPASSSRGQSYKGSPNPNARYSTGNPSLPPPLTTAASGGNGIPPPRPNRAGTLPLDLPSNTMSSWDPSPVSASSARSPASQLPPILPSPSVFSPPATLNHQPFSAATAAAPSVNPYFPTTAAAAIEKGMEDVKLSSGPVGVGVPMGVIEPREKELPREPGSVVVMGGRSRSGTGRSSKDKKGMFGFVSDLLGKDKTPVISKPYDPVHVTHVGFDFQTGKYTGMPPKWQQVLDDNGITQDEQERNPNGVMAVVQYLKHQDEGEDEEEEVWAKMKNAQAPALPIPSAMSSQPTTPGGAGSMASREMSREPSNEAPIAGGAVVGDFTSPRMAPAPPTKPSLNRMLSERHAPASHRPAELTTPASLAGAPPRAGQGYSPAPSLTHSPHLPPHPNTISTPSNVPSAAAAAAAAAAAPPPPHPHLDRSYSQRTPVSGSKTKLLDRANTTRSPGSSAGTMYGQGTGAGAGSKGMGMGMGLTKSQSQSGHKSRERERERECDPSREPPKDVSKEGSSSSGLSRNQTTRQQQAATPRRREKEKKGNEEVIRQLRMICTPGDPNLVYKNFRKVGQGASGGVYTAIDRQSLPVAIKQMNLEKQPKQDLIINEILVMRESVHPNIVNFKDSYLWQGDLWVVMEYMEGGSLTDVVTAHCMSEAQIASVSREVCEGLRHLHSKGVIHRDIKSDNILLSLNGDVKLTDFGFCARIADPATTKRTTMVGTPYWMAPEVVLRKEYGANVDIWSLGILAIEMLEGEPPYLTENPVRALYLIATNGTPKIKDWDKLSSVFRDYFKVTLQADPAKRPSAAAILQHDFFKHTAPLISLAPMIRSTRRT comes from the exons ATGGCGGGAAACTCCACCTCGCCAAAGTACCAGATCCGCCATCCCCATGCCT ACAACGGCGCTACTCCCGTCACACCGACTGCAGACCCACCTGTCGGCTCACGCACGGTAGAATACCACCGTCCATCTCGCAACTCGTCCCACTATCCAGCCAACACTGACCTTTCACTCGGCATGgtcccttcttccacctccacaTCTGCCAACGCCAGCCCTCGCATCCCCTCCGCATCCAACGGCGCCTCGTCCCACGCTCCGAGCGCTTACAGGCTACCTGCAGGCGGCGCTATCACGCCTTCGCACGATTCAGCATTCACACCCGCATCGAGCTCCCGCGGACAGAGCTACAAGGGGTCACCCAACCCGAACGCGAGGTACTCGACGGGGAACCCTTCTTTACCTCCGCCTTTAACGACGGCGGCGTCGGGAGGGAATGGGAtccctccacctcgtcctAATCGAGCAGGCACGTTGCCGCTCGATCTTCCGTCCAACACCATGTCTTCATGGGATCCATCGCCTGTTTCGGCTTCGTCTGCCCGGTCACCCGCTTCCCAGCTACCACCCATCTTACCGTCCCCCAGCGTATTCTCCCCTCCGGCGACGCTCAACCACCAGCCGTTCTCTGCTGctactgctgctgctcccTCTGTAAACCCATACTTTCCCACCACTGCGGCAGCCGCGATAGAAAAAGGGATGGAGGACGTGAAATTGTCGTCGGGGCCGGTAGGTGTTGGTGTACCGATGGGTGTAATCGAAccgagggaaaaggagttGCCCCGTGAACCAGGatcggtggtggtgatgggaGGGAGAAGTAGGAGTGGGACCGGGAGGAGTAGTAAAGATAAAAAGGGCATGTTTGGGTTTGTATCTG aTTTACTAGGAAAGGATAAGACGCCAGTCATCTCAAAGCCGTATGATCCGGTGCATGTTACCCATGTCGGATTTGATTTCCAAACTGGGAAGT ATACGGGTATGCCGCCTAAATGGCAACAAGTCCTCGACGACAATGGTATCACTCAAGATGAGCAAGAACGAAACCCGAACGGCGTCATGGCAGTCGTGCAGTACCTGAAACAtcaagatgaaggagaagatgaagaagaagaagtatgggcaaagatgaagaatgcGCAAGCGCCTGCGCTTCCTATACCTTCTGCAATGTCTTCGCAGCCGACGACCCCAGGAGGAGCGGGAAGCATGGCGAGTAGGGAGATGAGTAGGGAGCCGAGTAATGAGGCGCCGATTGCCGGTGGTGCGGTGGTTGGGGATTTTACGAGTCCGAGGATGGCACCTGCGCCACCAACCAAGCCGTCCCTCAACCGAATGCTT TCGGAACGACATGCGCCAGCTTCCCACCGACCTGCAGAACTCACCACCCCTGCTTCTCTGGCGGGTGCGCCGCCCAGGGCAGGACAAGGTTACTCCCCCGCACCCTCGCTCACGCATTCACCCCACCTCCCGCCCCATCCCAACACTATCAGCACCCCTTCAAACGTTCCTAgtgcagcagcagcagcagcagcagcagcagcagcgccgccaccaccacacCCGCATCTTGACAGGTCGTACTCTCAGCGTACACCAGTGTCGGGTAGTAAGACCAAGTTGTTGGATCGGGCGAACACGACGCGATCGCCGGGATCGAGTGCGGGCACAATGTATGGGCAAGGTACAGGGGCAGGGGCAGGGTCAaaggggatggggatggggatgggttTGACTAAATCGCAAAGCCAATCTGGACATAAATCGCGTGAACGTGAACGTGAGCGCGAGTGCGATCCATCGAGAGAACCGCCAAAAGATGTTTCGAAAGAAGGTTCTTCCTCTAGTGGATTATCAAGAAACCAAACGACGAGACAACAGCAAGCGGCCACTCCTCGtaggagggaaaaggagaagaagggaaatgaagaagtgaTAAGACagttgaggatgatatgTACCCCCGGAGACCCGAATTTGGTGTACAAGAATTTCAGAAAAGTTGGTCAGGG AGCTTCAGGTGGTGTGTACACTGCGATTGACCGTCAATCTCTCCCCGTCGCGATCAAACAGATGAATCTCGAAAAACAGCCGAAACAGgatctcatcatcaacgaAATCCTCGTCATGCGCGAATCAGTTCATCCAAACATTGTAAACTTTAAAGATTCTTACCTCTGGCAGGGCGACTTGTGGGTGGTGATGGAGTACATGGAGGGAGGCAGTTTGACAGACGTGGTGACGGCGCACTGTATGAGTGAAGCGCAGATTGCAAGTGTGAGCAGAGAGGTCTGTGAAGGGTTGAGGCATTTGCATAGTAAAGGGGTTATACATCGGGATATCAAGAGTGATAATATCTTGCTGTCGCTTAACGGTGATGTCAAGCTTA CCGACTTTGGTTTCTGCGCGCGCATTGCCGACCCGGCGACAACAAAAAGGACGACAATGGTGGGCACACCGTATTGGATGGCGCCAGAAGTGGTATTGCGAAAAGAGTATGGGGCAAACGTCGATATATGGAGTTTGGGTATTCTGGCAATCG AAATGCTCGAAGGCGAACCGCCATACCTTACCGAAAACCCTGTTAGGGCGCTGTACCTTATCGCAACAAACGGTACACCCAAGATCAAGGATTGGGATAAACTTTCGAGCGTATTTAGGGATTACTTCAAGGTTACGCTTCAGGCTGATCCGGCCAAGAGACCTTCGGCGGCAGCTATATTACAG CATGATTTCTTCAAGCATACCGCTCCGTTGATATCATTAGCGCCTATGATCCGGTCAACGCGAAGGACTTAG
- a CDS encoding poly(3-hydroxybutyrate) depolymerase: protein MLALVVLALHILGGFAAPSQLVLNSLIQDVGIKVGLSSESTKVAKPLTGNIVYELHETERKFLLNVPDNYVHGETHPLVFSFHGAGGYSEKQQCITELSDPNLKIAGKPFLTAYAQGVNNTDWNMTHIWKGAPYENTTVDDIAYVYDILHIVSSSYTIDKSRLYACGKSNGGGFTALLACRPDTSALFAAFAPVSPALYQGTYSFHGCQTERGVNIFHSHGVEDTDTQYHGRTPEGGSFGPEPDVRRWRREWAERNGCKSSWPGQWAEPEVEEIYPGVWEEVWDCPKGEVRGLSIEGLGHAWPSTAGWDLAGFPNQTASFNFTSPHLVDFFSKHRLV, encoded by the exons ATGTTGGCTCTCGTAGTGCTGGCTCTCCATATCCTCGGTGGCTTCGCAGCGCCTTCCCAGCTCGTCCTTAATTCGCTTATCCAAGATGTTGGGATCAAGGTTGGCCTGTCATCTGAGTCTACCAAGGTTGCGAAACCTCTGACCGGCAATATCGTCTATGAACTACATGAGACCGAACGAAAATTCTTGCTGAACGTACCCGACAACTATGTTCACGGGGAGACCCACCCGCTTGTGTTCAGCTTTCACGGTG CTGGCGGTTACAGTGAGAAACAACAATGTATCACAGAGCTCTCAGACCCCAATCTTAAAATTGCGGGCAAGCCTTTCTTGACTGCCTACGCCCAAGGAGTGAACAATACAGATTGGAATATGACTCATATCTGGAAAGGGGCACCATACGAAAACACAACAGTCGACGAT ATCGCGTACGTCTACGATATCCTTCACATCGTATCCTCCTCATACACAATCGATAAATCTCGTCTATACGCATGCGGTAAATCGAACGGCGGAGGTTTCACTGCCCTCCTCGCCTGTCGACCCGACACATCCGCTCTCTTCGCAGCTTTCGCCCCCGTCTCCCCAGCTCTATATCAAGGAACATACTCTTTCCACGGCTGCCAGACCGAAAGAGGGGTAAACATTTTCCACAGTCATGGCGTCGAAGACACTGATACACAGTATCACGGTCGAACACCTGAGGGGGGCAGTTTCGGACCGGAGCCGGATGTGAGacggtggagaagagagtgggCGGAGAGAAATGGGTGTAAAAGTAGTTGGCCCGGACAGTGGGCGGAgccagaggtggaggagatatatCCTGGTGTTTGGGAAGAAGTTTGGGATTGTCCAAAGGGTGAAGTGAGAGGGTTGAGCATCGAAGGCCTGGGGCACGCCTGGCCTTCGACGGCAGGTTGGGATTTGGCGGGGTTCCCCAACCAGACTGCCAGTTTCAACTTTACGAGTCCTCATCTTGTTGATTTCTTTTCGAAGCATCGACTGGTTTGA
- a CDS encoding serine carboxypeptidase, whose translation MYYLHLLLSSLIIPYAFANPTLDLHLHRQLLLSGRPQIGLWKALLREQVAREASSSESTIDRQLQRPFQIIKPSPSIFEPHCFPQLISHFDDSVNGTFCQRYWVDASSYMPGGPVYLLDGGEINAEYRLPFLEKGILDILSNATGGLSIVLEHRYYGESVPVSSFSTDDLRFLNNAEALEDSANFIENFKLPSSLLNALPFELEETAFHPNNTPWIYYGGSYAGARAAHMRTQYPNLVWGAIASSAVTHAQIDFPQYYDPIQEYGPRECISTLQRAIIFIDNILDHPRATGFPQLLKRLFGLGALEDDDFADVISSPLGYWQEKNWDPAVGSTEFYNFCDALTAGGAESKIGLIRVPASVLNYAKYIKENVVSKCPRTPGSPDSDIEDCFGTKDPEKFRETDLSQIWRLWLFQVCTQWGYFMPAPPSPSPRIVSSRLTLAYTSAICPLAFPPGKKLSIPSEPDVEEVNRRGDFAIEADRLAFIDGDRDPWRPMTPQRNGVRGKKGGMDMNKPGWIIYDGVHHYDENGLTQHEAEPARIQAVHEWEKQFVSAWLEEWKVKQGTA comes from the exons ATGTActacctccatctcctcctatCGTCTCTTATAATTCCGTATGCTTTTGCAAATCCAACCCTCGATCTACACCTTCATCGCCAACTCCTCTTGAGTGGTCGCCCACAGATAGGTCTTTGGAAGGCTTTACTTCGGGAACAAGTCGCTCGCGAAGCTTCAAGCTCTGAAAGCACCATCGACCGTCAACTCCAGCGGCCGTTCCAAATCATCAAGCCATCCCCGTCTATTTTTGAGCCTCACTGTTTCCCTCAGCTTATCAGCCACTTTGACGATTCTGTGAACGGGACGTTCTGTCAACGATACTGGGTTGATGCAAGCTCGTACATGCCGGGAGGTCCGGTATACCTTCTTGATGGAGGTGAGATAAATGCAGAATATCG GTTACCATTCCTAGAGAAGGGTATCCTCGATATCTTGAGTAACGCCACTGGAGGTCTTTCCATAGTTCTTGAGCATCG TTATTATGGCGAATCAGTCCCTgtctcgtccttctccacaGACGATCTCCGTTTTCTCAATAACGCTGAAGCCCTTGAAGATTCAGCCAAC TTTATTGAAAACTTCAaacttccctcctctctcctcaatGCCCTCCCCTTCGAGCTCGAAGAGACCGCCTTCCACCCCAACAATACTCCATGGATATACTACGGAGGATCTTATGCCGGTGCTCGTGCGGCACATATGAGGACCCAGTACCCAAATCTAGTATGGGGAGCAATAGCTTCCAGTG CTGTCACCCACGCTCAGATCGATTTCCCCCAATACTATGACCCGATCCAAGAATATGGTCCACGGGAGTGTATATCCACACTTCAACGggccatcatcttcatcgataATATCCTCGATCACCCTCGAGCGACGGGTTTCCCAcagttgttgaagagactTTTTGGATTGGGAGCactggaggatgatgatttcGCAGATGTAATTAGCAGTCCTCTGGGATACTGGCAGGAGAAGAACTGGGATCCCGCTG TTGGTTCAACTGAGTTTTACAACTTTTGTGATGCTCTTACTGCTGGTGGGGCTGAAAGCAAGATTGGTTTGATCAGAGT ACCAGCCTCCGTCTTGAACTATGCCAAATACATCAAAGAGAACGTAGTTTCGAAATGCCCTCGGACCCCTGGTTCACCCGATTCCGACATTGAGGAT TGCTTCGGCACAAAGGACCCGGAGAAGTTTAGAGAAACTGATCTCAGCCAAATCTGGAGACTATGGTTATTCCAAG TCTGTACCCAATGGGGCTACTTTATGCCGgcacctccttccccatctccaCGAATCGTCTCATCCCGTCTCACACTAGCCTATACCTCCGCCATCTGCCCTCTCGCTTTCCCTCCTGGCAAAAAactctccatcccctccGAGCCGGACGTGGAAGAGGTAAACAGGAGGGGAGATTTTGCGATCGAGGCGGATAGGTTGGCTTTTATCGATGGGGATAGGGATCCCTGGAGACCGATGACGCCACAGAGAAATGGAgtgagggggaagaaggggggGATGGATATGAATAAGCCGGGATGGATTATATATG ATGGTGTGCATCATTATGACGAG AACGGACTCACGCAACATGAAGCTGAGCCAGCTCGTATCCAGGCAGTACATGAGTGGGAGAAGCAGTTTGTTAGCGCGTGGctggaggaatggaaggtcAAGCAGGGAACGGCGTAG
- a CDS encoding O-sialoglycoprotein endopeptidase, giving the protein MHPSRFMRSAVSNAKPISARIPLLYPKPLVVLAFESSADDSSASIVSCPSPASSLDPSIGTNHRLLSISTLSQHSLNSIYGGIHPLEAQVAHSTNIPRALTLCLQDAKQTHGLTWDDIDAVAYTRGPGMRGCLSVGEGAARGLAAGLGKKLVGIHHMQSHALTPLLTSGSSSPKFPFLILLLSGGHTQLVLAEGLFKFKILLDTLDSKIGDVFEKSARLLSLPSSTLKAPAAVLEHYASLPPLAPYDTHPLPPNLLPIPLTTGKGKNILAWSFAGMLASFQTAIEQAKTKHCRREWAEPDRRAFAHLIQSALTTHLLTKLSQRIALLPSNVREQLGGIVISGGVASNAYIRSQLHEFVKRENGPFPAPNAPETKKIFYPPLHLCTDNAAMIAHTALIRLQTGLKSDPDNLKLRAKWSLEDMYDDVPEEAYSFKGAREINMGL; this is encoded by the exons ATGCATCCCTCTCGTTTCATGAGATCGGCAGTATCAAACGCCAAACCTATCTCCGCCCGTATCCCACTGTTATACCCCAAACCGCTCGTCGTCCTCGCCTTTGAATCCTCCGCCGACGACTCTTCCGCGTCCATCGTCTCTTGCCCGTCCCCCGCCTCATCACTTGACCCATCCATCGGCACCAACCACCgtctcctttccatctccaccctctcccAGCACTCTCTCAACAGCATCTACGGCGGTATCCATCCTCTAGAAGCCCAAGTTGCCCATTCTACTAACATCCCCCGTGCCCTCACCCTCTGTCTCCAAGACGCCAAACAGACACATGGCCTGACGTGGGATGACATTGATGCCGTGGCGTATACAAGGGGACCCGGCATGAGGGGCTGTTTGAGCGTCGGCGAAGGTGCCGCCAGGGGGTTGGCAGCAGGTTTGGGAAAGAAGTTGGTAGGGATTCATCATATG CAATCCCACGCCCTCACACCTCTCCTTACCTCTggctcctcttcacccaaattcccattccttatcctcctcctctcggGCGGACATACCCAACTCGTCTTGGCCGAAGGATTGTTCAAATTCAAAATCTTGCTTGATACACTTGATTCCAAAATTGG CGACGTATTTGAAAAATCCGCTCGTCTCCTCTCTCtgccctcctccaccctcaaAGCCCCCGCCGCCGTCCTCGAACACTACGCCTCGCTCCCCCCTCTTGCCCCCTACGACACCcatcccctccctcccaacctcctccccatcccaCTCACTACCGGCAAGGGCAAAAACATCTTGGCCTGGTCTTTTGCCGGCATGCTCGCTTCCTTCCAAACCGCCATCGAACAAGCAAAAACCAAACATTGTCGTCGCGAGTGGGCCGAACCCGACAGACGCGCATTCGCCCACCTGATCCAAAGCGCACTCACCACCCACCTCCTCACCAAACTCTCTCAGCGTATCGCCCTCTTACCCTCCAACGTGCGAGAACAGTTGGGCGGGATTGTGATTTCTGGCGGGGTCGCTTCCAACGCGTATATCCGCTCCCAACTCCACGAATTCGTCAAACGCGAAAACGGACCGTTCCCTGCTCCGAACGCCCCAGAAACGAAGAAAATCTTCTACCCACCCCTCCATTTATGTACAGATAACGCTGCCATGATTGCGCACACAGCGCTCATTAGGCTCCAAACAGGGCTAAAATCAGATCCCGATAATCTCAAGTTGAGAGCAAAGTGGTCCCTCGAGGATATGTACGATGATGTACCCGAGGAAGCGTATTCCTTCAAGGGCGCTAGAGAAATCAACATGGGGCTGTAG